Proteins encoded within one genomic window of Schaalia sp. HMT-172:
- a CDS encoding UvrD-helicase domain-containing protein — MSDATSLPDLGFLIGPDGGRQDDYVPPEVPAFDVEDALGADYDGGWPDIAVPGGGSGEASAWEAAPASSAPAWGEPRRPGVDPESLTRGLNDRQREAVTHAGSPLLILAGAGSGKTRVLTHRIAYLLATGRARAGEILAITFTNKAAAEMRERAGALVGDDARRMWVSTFHSACVRLLRYEHEAAGLSSSFTIYDAQDSQRLIQMVLKAQDVDIKRFTLKMVAARISDAKNELIGPKRYAETAGKDPVSRIVADAYVEYDKRMRASNALDFDDLIMRTVDLLRDNPLIAEHYHRRFRHILVDEYQDTNHAQYVLVRALVGDGSDGVTPAELTVVGDSDQSIYAFRGATIRNIEEFERDFTGARTILLEQNYRSTQNILSAANAVIARNTGRRAKNLWTASGDGALITLDAADSEHDEARFVVGEIDRLADSGVDWGDIAVFYRTNAQSRALEELLVRQGIPYRVVGGTRFYERREIKDALAYLQVISNPDDTVAARRVLNVPKRGIGAKAEEAIAAHAARHGISFGAALRHLWLRAGRPAGEGEGIDVDALARSASTDEALADSSVSVSSGGAAGENPGARDGADASVAADSSAAAAPASSPVPSESAPETAPEVLGITARAAKSAAAFWGLIETLRAAEARGASQADILEEVLDRTGYLAELRRSEDPQDASRVENLAELHSVAGAFAADAPGGTLADFLERVALVADSDQVPAEGERGGQVTLMTVHTAKGLEFPAVFVTGMEDGTFPHQRSLGDESELEEERRLAYVAITRARERLYLTRAAVRSAWGTPQEMPPSRFLDDIPAELLDVRRAATSGERMRASYGGSYGSGAYGSGAYGRSRRSEGRDPWGERDAGAFGSGRGGVPAQTAGARTVTRMGVAPAAKPAEEKPVLSLKVGDRVKHATLGAGTVTGVEGEGPRTVARIRFGMAEKRLLVRMAPMEKIS; from the coding sequence ATGAGTGACGCGACTTCTTTGCCTGACCTTGGTTTCCTGATCGGCCCCGATGGGGGCCGCCAGGACGACTACGTGCCGCCGGAGGTGCCCGCCTTCGACGTGGAGGATGCGCTGGGCGCCGACTACGACGGCGGCTGGCCCGACATTGCCGTCCCCGGTGGGGGCTCGGGGGAGGCCTCCGCGTGGGAGGCTGCCCCGGCCTCGTCCGCGCCCGCGTGGGGCGAACCCCGCCGCCCCGGCGTGGACCCCGAGTCGCTCACGCGCGGCCTCAACGACCGCCAGCGCGAGGCCGTCACCCACGCGGGCTCGCCGCTGCTGATCCTCGCCGGCGCGGGCTCCGGCAAGACGCGCGTGCTCACGCACCGCATCGCCTACCTGCTGGCCACTGGACGCGCGCGGGCTGGGGAGATTCTGGCGATCACCTTCACGAACAAGGCAGCCGCCGAGATGCGCGAGCGCGCGGGCGCCCTCGTGGGCGACGACGCACGCCGCATGTGGGTGTCGACCTTCCACTCGGCGTGCGTGCGCCTGCTGCGCTACGAGCACGAGGCTGCGGGGCTGTCCTCGTCGTTCACGATCTACGACGCGCAGGATTCCCAGCGTCTCATCCAGATGGTCCTCAAAGCCCAGGACGTGGACATTAAGCGCTTCACCCTAAAGATGGTGGCGGCGCGCATTTCGGACGCGAAGAACGAGCTGATCGGCCCGAAGCGTTACGCCGAGACGGCTGGCAAAGACCCGGTCTCGCGCATCGTCGCGGACGCCTACGTCGAGTACGACAAGCGCATGCGCGCCTCGAACGCGCTGGATTTCGACGACCTCATCATGCGCACGGTCGACCTGCTGCGCGACAACCCGCTGATCGCCGAGCACTACCACCGGCGATTCCGGCACATCCTGGTCGACGAGTACCAGGACACGAACCATGCGCAGTACGTCCTCGTGCGCGCCCTCGTGGGGGATGGGTCCGATGGGGTCACGCCCGCCGAGCTGACAGTCGTGGGCGACTCCGACCAGTCGATTTACGCCTTCCGCGGCGCGACGATCCGCAATATCGAGGAGTTCGAGCGCGACTTCACGGGCGCTCGCACCATCTTGCTGGAGCAGAACTATCGCTCGACGCAGAACATCCTGTCTGCCGCGAACGCTGTGATCGCCCGCAACACGGGGCGCCGCGCGAAGAACCTGTGGACGGCCTCGGGCGACGGCGCGCTCATCACGCTGGACGCCGCCGATTCCGAGCACGACGAGGCGCGCTTCGTCGTCGGCGAGATCGACCGCCTCGCGGACTCGGGCGTCGACTGGGGCGACATCGCGGTCTTCTACCGCACGAACGCGCAGTCCCGCGCACTGGAGGAACTCCTCGTGCGCCAGGGCATCCCGTACCGCGTCGTCGGCGGCACGCGCTTCTACGAGCGCCGCGAAATCAAGGATGCACTGGCCTACCTGCAGGTCATCTCCAACCCCGACGACACGGTCGCGGCCCGCCGTGTCCTCAACGTCCCCAAGCGCGGCATCGGCGCGAAGGCCGAAGAGGCCATCGCTGCGCACGCCGCCCGCCACGGCATCTCGTTTGGCGCTGCCCTGCGCCACCTGTGGCTGCGCGCCGGGCGCCCCGCCGGTGAGGGCGAGGGGATCGACGTCGACGCGCTGGCCCGTTCCGCTTCCACGGACGAGGCCTTGGCTGATTCTTCCGTTTCCGTTTCCTCGGGCGGTGCGGCGGGGGAGAACCCGGGTGCTCGCGACGGTGCAGATGCGAGCGTGGCTGCGGATTCGAGCGCGGCTGCGGCCCCGGCCTCGTCCCCCGTCCCCTCCGAGAGCGCGCCCGAGACGGCGCCCGAGGTCCTGGGCATCACCGCCCGCGCCGCGAAGTCCGCGGCCGCCTTCTGGGGGCTCATCGAGACGCTTCGAGCCGCCGAGGCGCGCGGCGCATCCCAGGCCGACATCCTCGAGGAGGTCCTGGACCGCACCGGCTACCTGGCGGAGCTGCGCCGCAGCGAGGATCCGCAGGATGCCTCGCGCGTGGAAAACCTGGCGGAACTGCACTCGGTCGCCGGGGCCTTCGCGGCCGACGCGCCCGGCGGGACCCTCGCGGACTTCCTCGAGCGCGTCGCCCTCGTCGCCGACTCGGACCAGGTGCCCGCCGAAGGCGAGCGCGGCGGACAGGTCACCCTCATGACCGTCCACACCGCGAAGGGCCTCGAATTCCCGGCGGTTTTCGTGACCGGCATGGAGGACGGCACCTTCCCGCATCAGCGCAGCCTCGGGGATGAGAGCGAGCTGGAGGAGGAACGCCGCCTGGCGTATGTGGCGATCACGCGTGCGCGCGAACGCCTCTACCTGACGCGCGCGGCGGTGCGCAGCGCCTGGGGGACGCCGCAAGAGATGCCGCCCTCGCGCTTCCTCGACGACATCCCCGCCGAGCTCCTCGACGTGCGCCGCGCGGCCACATCCGGGGAGCGTATGCGCGCCTCCTACGGGGGTTCGTATGGTTCCGGGGCCTATGGTTCCGGGGCCTATGGGCGCTCCCGTCGCTCCGAGGGGCGCGACCCGTGGGGTGAGCGCGACGCCGGTGCCTTCGGGTCGGGGCGCGGTGGCGTGCCCGCGCAGACGGCCGGCGCGCGCACAGTGACCCGGATGGGCGTGGCTCCCGCAGCCAAGCCCGCCGAGGAGAAGCCGGTGCTCTCGCTCAAGGTCGGGGACCGTGTCAAGCACGCGACCCTGGGTGCGGGCACCGTCACCGGCGTCGAGGGGGAGGGGCCGCGCACCGTGGCTCGCATCCGCTTCGGCATGGCCGAGAAGCGCCTGCTCGTGCGCATGGCCCCGATGGAGAAGATTTCGTAG
- the sucC gene encoding ADP-forming succinate--CoA ligase subunit beta, which translates to MDLYEYQARQMFKERGVPVLDYRLASTPDEAREGARELLAEGASLLVVKAQVKTGGRGKAGGVKLAHTADEAYEKAQAILGLNIKGHIVKKVMIASGADIAAEYYFSILLDRSNRRHLAMCSREGGMDIETLAKERPEALARVPLDPVVGIDAEVARHIAKEAGFDEETAEAIAPVLETLWTVYRDEDATLVEVNPLVSSPDGSVWAVDGKVTLDDNARFRHSGHAELVDVAAQDPREAAAKEAGLNYVRLEGQVGIIGNGAGLVMSTLDVVAMAGEEFGGMKPANFLDIGGGASAEVMAKGLDIILGDEQVRSVFVNVFGGITACDQVARGIVGALETLGDAASKPLVVRLDGNKVEEGRAILEQAAHPLVHMEETMDGAARRAAELAAQAPSK; encoded by the coding sequence GTGGATCTCTACGAGTACCAGGCCCGGCAGATGTTCAAGGAGCGCGGCGTGCCCGTGCTCGACTACCGCCTGGCGTCAACCCCCGACGAGGCGCGCGAGGGCGCGCGTGAACTCCTGGCTGAGGGGGCCTCGCTGCTGGTCGTCAAGGCTCAGGTGAAGACGGGCGGCCGCGGCAAGGCCGGCGGCGTCAAGCTCGCCCACACCGCCGACGAGGCCTACGAGAAGGCTCAGGCGATCCTCGGTCTTAACATCAAGGGCCACATCGTCAAGAAGGTCATGATCGCGTCCGGCGCGGACATCGCCGCCGAATACTACTTCTCGATCCTGCTGGACCGCTCGAACCGCCGCCACCTGGCGATGTGCTCGCGTGAGGGCGGTATGGACATTGAGACCCTCGCGAAGGAACGCCCCGAGGCCCTGGCCCGCGTCCCCCTGGACCCGGTCGTCGGCATCGACGCCGAGGTGGCCCGCCACATCGCCAAGGAAGCGGGCTTCGACGAGGAGACCGCCGAGGCGATCGCCCCCGTCCTCGAGACCCTGTGGACTGTCTATCGCGACGAGGATGCGACGCTGGTCGAGGTTAACCCGCTGGTCTCCAGCCCCGACGGTTCCGTGTGGGCGGTCGACGGCAAGGTGACCCTTGACGACAACGCGCGCTTCCGTCACTCCGGCCACGCCGAGCTGGTGGACGTGGCCGCGCAGGATCCGCGCGAGGCCGCCGCGAAGGAGGCCGGGCTCAACTACGTGCGCCTGGAGGGCCAGGTTGGCATCATCGGTAACGGCGCGGGCCTGGTCATGTCGACTCTCGACGTGGTCGCGATGGCCGGCGAGGAGTTCGGCGGCATGAAGCCCGCGAACTTCCTGGACATCGGCGGCGGCGCCTCGGCCGAGGTCATGGCGAAGGGCCTGGACATCATCCTCGGCGATGAGCAGGTTCGCTCCGTGTTCGTCAACGTCTTCGGCGGCATTACCGCCTGCGACCAGGTTGCCCGCGGTATTGTCGGCGCGCTCGAGACGCTGGGCGACGCGGCTTCGAAGCCTCTGGTCGTGCGCCTCGATGGCAACAAGGTCGAGGAGGGCCGCGCGATCCTCGAGCAGGCCGCGCACCCGCTCGTCCACATGGAAGAAACGATGGACGGGGCAGCCAGGCGCGCAGCAGAGCTCGCAGCCCAGGCGCCGTCGAAGTAA
- the sucD gene encoding succinate--CoA ligase subunit alpha produces MTIFVNSETRVIVQGMTGAEGRKHTQRMLSAGTAIVGGTNPRKAGTTVTFDVQGYGPGADKVTDGQVEVPVFGTVAEAREATGANASVIFVPPAFAKGAALEAIEAGIETIVLITEGIPVQDSTIVVERALAAGVRLIGPNCPGIISPAQANLGITPADITGPGCLGLVSKSGTLTYQLMYELRDFGFTTCLGIGGDPVVGTTHIDALAAFEADPDTDLVIMIGEIGGDAEERAAAWIQENMTKPVVAYIAGFTAPEGKTMGHAGAIVSGSSGTAAAKAEALEAVGVRVGRTPSQTAQIAREILSR; encoded by the coding sequence ATGACTATCTTCGTCAACTCTGAGACCCGGGTCATCGTCCAGGGCATGACCGGCGCTGAGGGCCGCAAGCACACCCAGCGCATGCTGAGCGCCGGCACGGCTATCGTGGGCGGCACGAACCCGCGCAAGGCCGGGACGACCGTCACCTTCGACGTGCAGGGCTACGGCCCGGGCGCCGACAAGGTGACCGACGGCCAGGTTGAGGTCCCCGTCTTCGGCACGGTCGCCGAGGCCCGCGAGGCCACCGGCGCGAATGCTTCCGTCATCTTCGTGCCTCCGGCTTTCGCGAAGGGCGCCGCCCTGGAGGCCATCGAGGCGGGCATCGAGACGATCGTCCTCATCACCGAGGGCATCCCCGTCCAGGACTCGACCATCGTCGTCGAGCGCGCGCTCGCGGCGGGCGTGCGCCTGATCGGCCCGAACTGCCCGGGCATCATCTCGCCCGCGCAGGCGAACCTGGGGATCACCCCGGCGGACATTACGGGCCCGGGCTGCCTCGGCCTCGTCTCGAAGTCGGGCACGCTGACCTATCAGCTCATGTACGAGCTGCGTGACTTCGGTTTCACGACGTGCCTGGGGATCGGCGGCGACCCGGTCGTGGGTACCACCCACATTGACGCGCTGGCGGCCTTCGAGGCGGACCCCGACACTGACCTCGTCATCATGATCGGCGAGATCGGCGGCGACGCCGAGGAGCGCGCTGCCGCGTGGATCCAGGAGAACATGACGAAGCCGGTCGTCGCCTACATCGCGGGCTTCACCGCCCCCGAGGGCAAGACGATGGGCCACGCGGGCGCGATTGTGTCCGGTTCGTCGGGCACGGCCGCCGCGAAGGCGGAGGCGCTCGAGGCCGTGGGCGTGCGCGTGGGACGCACTCCTTCGCAGACGGCGCAGATCGCGCGCGAGATCCTCTCGCGCTAA
- a CDS encoding DUF6350 family protein, whose product MVAFLSLRSNTWMNDTTPRDALGLGGDLWVAVMGGTSAAGGVSYRAIPTLVGALLIVLVRILLRTTAGFPRSSALFAVPGFVLTSWFLSGTSGASSQWWTGTIGAVLIPLIASVWFVVSSFSRDHDAPTMQHWISGGFKMGGLLVVATVAASSVAAVVALVAGWGRASGIQELLGASSGVDTAFIVGVQVAFAPTVMAWAAAWWSGVGFMTATDSLHSPTVVDPGPIPPIPLLGMVPQTAPGHWVVLVPIALGVGLGVVSSRLFRRSHVLHQSAQGVLASCVFASVVALWMWSSTMSLGSVRLVSMGPRVGWATLALVLEIALPALIITLATHPTTLALVGRGAGRVRSEGEALRRRHAERLSREAATASLIDREEGDCASGADEAWAEASAPAATGDTTAGAEAGAEPEEQGAEPAQEGADEGAGVVAEEGEEPVSGRDQGGA is encoded by the coding sequence ATGGTTGCCTTCCTGTCGCTGCGTTCGAACACGTGGATGAATGACACGACGCCGCGTGACGCGCTGGGCCTGGGTGGCGACCTGTGGGTCGCGGTGATGGGTGGAACGTCGGCGGCGGGGGGAGTGTCCTACCGGGCTATTCCGACGCTGGTTGGGGCCCTGCTGATTGTTCTCGTGCGGATTCTGCTGCGCACGACGGCCGGTTTTCCCCGGTCGTCGGCGTTGTTCGCGGTTCCGGGTTTCGTGTTGACGTCGTGGTTCTTGTCGGGCACGTCGGGCGCGAGTTCGCAGTGGTGGACGGGCACGATTGGGGCGGTCCTCATTCCGCTGATCGCTTCGGTGTGGTTCGTGGTGTCGAGTTTTTCGCGCGATCATGATGCGCCGACGATGCAGCATTGGATTTCCGGTGGTTTCAAGATGGGTGGCCTGCTTGTGGTGGCGACCGTCGCGGCGTCGTCGGTGGCGGCTGTGGTTGCGCTTGTGGCCGGGTGGGGTCGGGCGAGTGGCATCCAGGAGTTGCTCGGTGCGTCCTCGGGTGTGGACACGGCGTTCATTGTGGGCGTGCAGGTGGCGTTCGCGCCGACGGTTATGGCGTGGGCGGCGGCCTGGTGGTCGGGTGTTGGTTTCATGACGGCGACGGATTCGCTGCATTCGCCGACGGTGGTGGATCCGGGTCCGATTCCGCCGATTCCGCTGTTGGGTATGGTTCCGCAGACGGCGCCGGGTCATTGGGTGGTGCTGGTTCCGATTGCGCTGGGTGTGGGGCTCGGCGTGGTGTCGTCGCGTCTTTTCCGCCGTTCGCACGTGTTGCATCAGAGCGCGCAGGGGGTGTTGGCCTCGTGTGTGTTCGCGTCGGTGGTTGCGCTGTGGATGTGGAGTTCGACGATGAGCTTGGGCTCGGTGCGCCTGGTGTCGATGGGTCCGCGCGTGGGGTGGGCGACGCTCGCCCTCGTGCTCGAGATCGCGCTGCCGGCGCTGATCATCACGCTGGCGACTCATCCGACGACGCTTGCGTTGGTTGGTCGGGGCGCGGGGCGTGTGCGTTCGGAGGGGGAGGCGCTGCGTCGTCGCCATGCTGAGCGTTTGTCCCGTGAGGCTGCCACGGCCTCGTTGATCGATCGGGAGGAGGGCGACTGTGCGTCCGGCGCGGACGAGGCCTGGGCTGAGGCTTCCGCGCCCGCGGCGACGGGGGACACAACTGCGGGCGCCGAGGCCGGGGCGGAGCCGGAGGAGCAGGGTGCCGAGCCCGCGCAGGAGGGCGCGGACGAGGGTGCGGGCGTTGTCGCCGAGGAGGGCGAGGAGCCGGTGAGCGGCCGGGACCAGGGCGGCGCGTGA
- the purH gene encoding bifunctional phosphoribosylaminoimidazolecarboxamide formyltransferase/IMP cyclohydrolase produces MSVSLDNLEPIDVRPIKRALISVYDKTGLEDLARALGEAGVEIVSTGSTAARIAAAGVAVTPVDDVTGFPEVLEGRVKTLHPFIHSGILADQRKAAHREQIAQLGIQAFDLVVCNLYPFQDTVASGASFDECVEQIDIGGPSMVRAAAKNHPSVAVVTSPERYADVAEAVAGEGFTLEQRRALAAEAFAHTATYDLAIAGWFADELDLEDVRETLDEAAESHLDASDAAFLESLGYQAEEDYVVEATEEEGQASGMPVFVADAFERVESLRYGENPHQGAAVYREIDESFEDEGADDEALAPGIANARQLHGKAMSYNNYTDGDAALRAAYDHERPCVAIIKHANPCGIAVADDVAEAHRLAHACDPVSAFGGVIAVNRPVSVELARQIVPIFTEVVLAPDYEEGALEVLSAKKNLRVLQVEPPVRGSYEFKQISGGLLVQERDDIDAPGDSPENWTLAAGAPADEATLADLEFAWRTVRAVRSNAILLVKDGASVGVGMGQVNRVDSCKLAVERANTLGSRSTGDAAASTVDSAGGARASEVVGEAPEQRSVGAVAASDAFFPFADGLQVLIDAGVKAVVQPGGSVRDQESIDAANAAGITMYLTGTRHFAH; encoded by the coding sequence ATGTCCGTTTCGCTGGACAACCTGGAACCCATTGACGTGCGCCCGATTAAGCGGGCCCTGATTTCTGTGTATGACAAGACGGGCTTGGAGGACCTGGCGCGCGCGCTGGGCGAGGCCGGCGTGGAGATTGTGTCCACGGGCTCGACGGCTGCCCGCATCGCGGCCGCCGGCGTGGCCGTCACCCCGGTCGACGACGTGACGGGTTTCCCCGAGGTGCTCGAGGGGCGCGTGAAGACCCTGCATCCCTTCATTCATTCCGGCATCCTGGCCGATCAGCGTAAGGCCGCGCATCGCGAGCAGATTGCGCAGCTGGGGATCCAGGCGTTTGACCTGGTCGTGTGCAACCTGTACCCCTTCCAGGACACGGTCGCGTCGGGCGCTTCTTTCGACGAGTGCGTCGAGCAGATCGACATCGGTGGCCCGTCCATGGTGCGAGCCGCCGCGAAGAATCACCCGTCGGTCGCGGTCGTGACGTCCCCGGAGCGTTACGCGGATGTGGCCGAGGCCGTGGCGGGGGAGGGCTTCACCCTTGAGCAGCGCCGCGCGCTGGCCGCCGAGGCTTTCGCGCACACGGCGACCTACGACTTGGCGATCGCCGGATGGTTCGCCGACGAGCTGGATCTCGAGGACGTGCGCGAGACCCTCGACGAGGCCGCCGAGTCTCACCTGGATGCCTCGGACGCGGCGTTCCTGGAGTCGCTGGGATACCAGGCCGAGGAAGACTACGTGGTGGAGGCTACCGAGGAGGAGGGGCAGGCCTCGGGCATGCCCGTGTTCGTGGCCGACGCGTTCGAGCGCGTGGAGTCGCTGCGCTACGGCGAGAATCCGCATCAGGGCGCGGCCGTGTACCGAGAGATCGACGAGTCCTTCGAGGACGAGGGGGCCGACGACGAGGCCCTGGCCCCGGGCATCGCGAACGCGCGCCAGCTGCACGGTAAGGCCATGAGTTACAACAACTACACGGACGGCGATGCGGCCCTGCGCGCCGCCTACGATCATGAGCGTCCCTGCGTCGCGATCATCAAGCACGCGAATCCCTGCGGTATCGCCGTGGCGGACGATGTGGCCGAGGCCCACCGCCTGGCGCACGCCTGCGACCCCGTGTCGGCCTTCGGCGGCGTCATCGCTGTGAATCGCCCGGTGAGCGTGGAGCTGGCCCGCCAGATTGTCCCGATCTTCACCGAGGTCGTGCTTGCCCCCGATTACGAGGAGGGCGCGCTCGAGGTGCTGAGCGCGAAGAAGAACCTGCGTGTCCTGCAGGTCGAGCCCCCGGTTCGCGGCTCGTACGAGTTCAAGCAGATCAGCGGCGGCCTGCTGGTCCAGGAGCGCGACGATATCGACGCGCCCGGAGACTCGCCGGAGAACTGGACGCTTGCGGCTGGTGCTCCCGCCGACGAGGCGACGCTGGCGGACCTGGAGTTTGCGTGGCGCACGGTGCGTGCGGTGCGTTCGAACGCGATTCTGCTGGTCAAGGATGGCGCCTCGGTGGGCGTGGGCATGGGCCAGGTGAACCGCGTGGACTCGTGCAAGCTGGCGGTTGAGCGTGCGAACACGCTGGGCTCGCGTTCGACGGGTGACGCGGCGGCCTCCACCGTGGACAGCGCGGGTGGCGCTCGCGCGTCCGAGGTGGTGGGAGAGGCTCCTGAGCAGCGTTCCGTCGGCGCGGTTGCCGCGTCGGATGCGTTCTTCCCCTTCGCGGACGGCCTGCAGGTGCTCATCGACGCGGGTGTGAAGGCGGTCGTCCAGCCGGGTGGTTCCGTGCGTGACCAGGAGTCGATTGATGCGGCGAACGCTGCGGGCATCACGATGTACCTGACGGGAACGCGTCACTTCGCGCACTGA
- a CDS encoding biotin transporter BioY: MSTLTVAPAAARENRVLADRLGGTIAREFALVAAGTIAMIVLARISIPLPFTPVPVSLGTLGALSVGTTLGARRGLVSVAAYALLGIAGAPVFTGTNVGWAFASFGYILGYFLVAAIAGLAAQRGADRRVLTMAPTALASIFSVYVLGLAWMIPFAHMTIEQGIMKGFVPFIVGDLVKAAVAAGLFPVLRSILR, encoded by the coding sequence ATGTCCACGCTGACCGTCGCCCCCGCCGCCGCGCGCGAAAACCGCGTCCTCGCCGACCGCCTCGGTGGCACTATCGCCCGCGAATTCGCCCTGGTGGCAGCCGGAACAATCGCCATGATCGTGCTGGCCCGCATCTCGATCCCGCTGCCCTTCACGCCCGTGCCGGTCTCGCTCGGCACGCTCGGTGCCCTCTCGGTCGGCACGACCCTCGGCGCGCGCCGAGGCCTCGTCTCCGTCGCCGCCTACGCTCTCCTCGGCATCGCGGGCGCACCGGTCTTCACCGGCACGAACGTCGGCTGGGCCTTCGCCTCGTTCGGCTACATCCTCGGCTATTTCCTGGTCGCCGCGATCGCCGGCCTGGCCGCCCAGCGCGGCGCCGACCGCCGCGTGCTCACCATGGCACCGACCGCCCTCGCATCCATCTTCTCCGTGTACGTCCTGGGCCTGGCGTGGATGATTCCCTTCGCGCACATGACCATCGAGCAGGGCATCATGAAGGGTTTCGTGCCCTTCATTGTCGGCGACCTGGTCAAGGCCGCCGTCGCCGCCGGGCTTTTCCCCGTGCTGCGCTCCATCCTCCGCTGA
- the guaA gene encoding glutamine-hydrolyzing GMP synthase, which translates to MHPVLVVDFGAQYAQLIARRVREANVYSEIVPHTMSVADMLAKEPAAIILSGGPSSVYEEGAPSVDPAIFEAGVPVLGICYGFQTMAHALGGTVGRTGTREYGHTEATVSAGSCLFDGTPDEQIVWMSHGDAVQGAPEGFTVTASTSETPVAAFESRERRLYGLQWHPEVGHSQFGQDALKNFLYKGAGLEPTWTAGSIVDEQVAKIREQVGDAQVICALSGGVDSSVAAALVHKAVGDQLTCFFIDHGLLRAGECEQVENDYARGMGIRVITCDESERFLSALAGVTEPEAKRKIIGREFIRSFEAAQKQVIEEVGAAGGEVKFLVQGTLYPDVVESGGGEGAANIKSHHNVGGLPEDMTFELVEPLRTLFKDEVRAVGRELGLPDYLVNRQPFPGPGLGIRIIGEVTRERLDILRAADLIAREELTAAGLDQEIWQCPVVLLADVRSVGVQGDGRTYGHPIVLRPVSSEDAMTADWTRLPYDVLARISTRITNSVPEVNRVVLDVTSKPPATIEWE; encoded by the coding sequence ATGCATCCCGTCCTCGTCGTCGACTTCGGCGCGCAGTATGCCCAGCTGATCGCACGCCGCGTGCGTGAGGCCAACGTCTACTCCGAGATCGTCCCCCACACCATGAGCGTGGCGGACATGCTCGCCAAGGAGCCCGCCGCCATCATCCTGTCCGGCGGCCCGTCCTCCGTCTACGAGGAGGGTGCCCCCTCCGTCGATCCCGCGATCTTTGAGGCCGGCGTGCCCGTCCTGGGCATCTGCTACGGCTTCCAGACCATGGCGCACGCCCTGGGTGGCACGGTGGGTCGCACGGGCACCCGCGAGTACGGGCACACCGAGGCCACGGTTTCTGCGGGTTCCTGCCTGTTCGACGGCACCCCCGATGAGCAGATCGTGTGGATGAGCCACGGCGATGCCGTCCAGGGCGCGCCCGAGGGCTTCACCGTCACTGCCTCCACCTCCGAGACTCCCGTCGCGGCCTTCGAGTCGCGCGAGCGTCGCCTCTACGGCCTGCAGTGGCACCCCGAGGTGGGCCACTCCCAGTTCGGCCAGGATGCCCTGAAGAACTTCCTGTACAAGGGTGCTGGCCTGGAGCCCACGTGGACAGCCGGGTCCATCGTGGACGAGCAGGTTGCGAAGATCCGTGAGCAGGTCGGCGACGCGCAGGTCATCTGCGCCCTGTCTGGTGGCGTGGACTCCTCCGTGGCCGCGGCCCTCGTGCACAAGGCTGTTGGCGACCAGCTGACCTGTTTCTTCATCGATCATGGCCTGCTGCGTGCGGGCGAGTGCGAGCAGGTGGAGAACGACTACGCGCGCGGCATGGGCATCCGCGTCATCACGTGCGACGAGTCTGAGCGTTTCCTGTCCGCCCTGGCTGGCGTCACCGAGCCCGAGGCGAAGCGTAAGATCATCGGCCGCGAGTTCATCCGCTCCTTCGAGGCTGCCCAGAAGCAGGTCATCGAAGAGGTTGGCGCTGCCGGCGGCGAGGTGAAGTTCCTCGTCCAGGGCACCCTGTACCCCGACGTCGTCGAGTCCGGCGGCGGCGAGGGCGCGGCCAACATTAAGAGCCACCATAATGTGGGTGGCCTGCCCGAGGACATGACCTTCGAGCTGGTCGAGCCCCTGCGCACCCTCTTCAAGGACGAGGTGCGCGCGGTCGGCCGTGAGCTGGGCCTGCCCGACTACCTGGTGAACCGTCAGCCTTTCCCGGGCCCCGGCCTGGGCATTCGCATCATTGGTGAGGTCACGCGCGAGCGCCTGGACATTCTGCGCGCCGCCGACCTGATTGCCCGCGAGGAGCTTACGGCTGCCGGCCTGGATCAGGAGATCTGGCAGTGCCCGGTCGTCCTGCTCGCCGACGTTCGTTCCGTGGGCGTCCAGGGGGATGGCCGCACCTACGGACACCCGATCGTGCTGCGCCCCGTGTCCTCCGAGGACGCGATGACGGCCGACTGGACGCGCCTGCCCTACGACGTCCTGGCCCGCATCTCCACGCGCATCACGAACTCGGTGCCCGAGGTCAACCGCGTCGTCCTCGACGTGACCTCCAAGCCCCCGGCAACCATCGAGTGGGAGTAG